The nucleotide sequence TGTCCGTCATAGCCACGTAGGCCTGCAACAGGTCCAGTACCAGCGGATCGTCGTCAAGCAGCAGGCAGGTAATCTTCATGGAGTAGCAGAAAGGGGCAGGTGACCGGGTCAATATAAAGAGTTTCGAAGGGAAATAGGCAATTCTCTATAAGAAGAAATCAATCTTAACGGCAAATATTACCATATACGTCTACTTTTTGACCTCATTGCTCTACTTTAAAGACTTATAGTCAAGTGCTTCAGCTAACTTATAGAGTAGTCAGAATTTTGAATATTCGACAGCCATCGAGTGGAGTCTGTTTGAGTTTCATGGTTTACTGACTGTCGTTTGCCGCGCTCTGTTCCTGCCTGCACACCTGTCCTCTCTGCTATGAATCCGGCTTACCTACCTGTTGCCGCGCTACCCCCGGTTGTGCTGGGCGTCGCGCTTACGATTGGCTTACATCAGGGGCTGCGCCGGTCGCTGCACACGGCGTTTGGCCTGAAAACCCGGGCCATCAACCTGCGCATCGACCCGAGCATGGACCTGATATTTCTGTGCGAAGTTACACTGCCCGGCACATTGGCCTGCCTGGCCGCCCTCACGCGGCCCGGCATTACGGCCGTAACCCTGCGGCAGGCGCACCTGGAGTGGCAGCCCGATCCGGCCCATCCGATCGGACGCGGCACCTCCACGCTGGCGGCGCTGGAAAGCGGCAGCTGCTTTCTCACGGCCAACACGCGCAAGATTCCTATTGCCTCGTTCTCGGCTGCCGACGTGCACCCGACCCGTGTGAACATGGAGCTGCAGGGCCGGCCCAATCTGCTGGAATATCTGCGCTCCGACTGGTTTACGCTGGAAATATCCGGCACCAACCGGCGGCGTCTGACTCGGCCCTTAGGCTTCAGTGCGGTGCTGGAATTCGACCTGCAGATGAACCCAGAGCTGGCGGGTATGTAGGCCGGCTGCACTCAGCAAAAAGCCTCTCCGCAGAGCTGCAGAGAGGCTTTTTGCTGATTACTCGCCGCCGGTGTGCACGGCGTTGGTTTTCTTGCAGCAGTCGGGCAGCCGGTCGTAGGCGCGGGCCTCGGCGGGCTGGCTGTCGGCGTCGTAGCCGGTTTTCTGCACGGCCGAGCGGAGGGCAGCCGGGGTGGTTTTGTCGGGGCGGTAGCTGACGGTGAGCACTTGGCTAGGTACGTCGAGCACGGCGGCCTGCACGCCTTTTTCGTAGGCCATGGCCTTTTCGAGGCGCGTTTTGCACATGTCGCACACGGCCGAGGTTTTCAGCTTCACCTGTTCCGTGCCGGGGCCTTTGGCTTTGGCGGGGACGGCCGTCTGAGCCTGGGTGCTGAAAGAAACGAGGCTGATAGCCGAAAGCAGAAGGAATTTCAGAGAGTTCATCATCAGGAAAGCAAAGCTGACAGGCAGCGGGAAAACAAGGGAACTGCGGACCTCCTAACAAATACGCCGCCAGAAGTGTGCCGCTGGATTGAAGATGCCCGGTTAATCGAGCCGGAAACGCAGGCCGGCGTAGGTGAGGCGGCCATAGGTGGGGCCCCAGACCATGGCGGCGTCAAAGGCCGGGCTGAACGGTGCCGCCGCCCCGTCGATGGGGTTGGGCTGGCGGTAGTTGGTGAGATTTTCGATGCCGGCGTACACTTCAAAGCGCTTGAAGGCCCGGGTCACCTGCGTGTTGAGCAGGGCAAAACGGGGCGCGTATGGCAGCTGCATCTCGTCGGTGCCGTGCTGGTGGCCCGGCTCGCTGGGGTTGTAGGCCAGCGGGCGGCGGCCGTAGAGCTGCACCGTCAGGTCGGCGCGCCACTTGTCGAAAGCCGTGGCGTAGCCCACGTTGAAAAACACGCGGTGCGGCACCGTGAGCGGCCGGGGCAGCAGCTCGCCGCCGTAGGTGGTCTGCACATCCAGGTACTTGTAGGCGGCTTTGGCCGTGAGGCCCTTTACCGGCTCCACCTGTACTTCGGTCTGGAAGCTGCGCGAGAAGGAGCGGGCCCCGGGCGCCAGGTTGTCGATGAGCAGCAGATTGGGCGAGCTGTACATATCGGACACTACCTGGTTCTGGAACTCGGTGTGGTAGTAGTCGGCCACGAAAGTGGCGGGGCGGCTGGCCACCGTGAAATACTGCGTGAAGCTGCCGCCCACGTTCCAGGCCTTTTCGGGCCGCAGGTTG is from Hymenobacter yonginensis and encodes:
- a CDS encoding heavy-metal-associated domain-containing protein — translated: MMNSLKFLLLSAISLVSFSTQAQTAVPAKAKGPGTEQVKLKTSAVCDMCKTRLEKAMAYEKGVQAAVLDVPSQVLTVSYRPDKTTPAALRSAVQKTGYDADSQPAEARAYDRLPDCCKKTNAVHTGGE